In Rhipicephalus microplus isolate Deutch F79 chromosome 9, USDA_Rmic, whole genome shotgun sequence, one genomic interval encodes:
- the LOC119175334 gene encoding uncharacterized protein LOC119175334 — protein sequence MDEHAELTPAVRRLLLGVFRNSGNDLNGATQCDATDALSHTQGAFLGNDSAASTGASPSRACQPGTPARAAGCEWTSGETKLLLDLYASYFPQVGPLKKFRNKKAMFEKIATDINNKLGVMRTGEQCCSRYKTVLKRKNVAAGKNNTSGCSPQEVPYEAELEKIKWLDDSLEPEVVRDASGVVSKKTCPQSSTESVPLAGSSSSTSHSPSSSVGQDDTPDSKRKRPNSARELHLQTFFEKMKELDERRAERKAERDSKREERRLAKTQRREEMHKEKMNLLREIFNLKKNE from the exons ATGGACGAGCACGCGGAATTGACACCGGCTGTGCGTCGGCTGTTGCTGGGCGTTTTCAGAAACAGCGGCAACGATCTGAACG GTGCTACACAGTGTGACGCCACCGACGCTTTGTCACATACACAGGGCGCATTTTTAGGAAATG ATTCTGCAGCGTCTACTGGTGCGTCACCAAGTCGGGCTTGTCAGCCAGGGACTCCTGCACGTG CTGCAGGGTGTGAGTGGACGAGTGGCGAGACGAAGCTGCTGCTGGACCTCTACGCCTCATATTTCCCTCAAGTTGGCCCTCTGAAAAAATTTCGCAACAAAAAGGCCATGtttgaaaaaattgcaacagacATTAATAATAAACTGGGTGTAATGAGAACTGGTGAGCAGTGCTGCTCTCGGTACAAAACCgtactgaaaagaaaaaatgtggcagcTGGGAAAAATAATACGTCTGGCTGTTCCCCACAAGAAGTCCCCTACGAGGCCGAGCTTGAAAAAATCAAGTGGCTGGACGACAGCTTGGAACCAGAAGTGGTACGCGACGCAAGTGGAGTGGTATCAAAAAAGACATGTCCACAGTCATCCACCGAGTCTGTTCCACTTGCTGGTTCAAGCTCGTCAACGTCACACTCTCCATCCAGCTCCGTTGGGCAGGACGACACTCCTGATTCAAAAAGAAAACGCCCGAATTCAGCACGCGAGCTCCACCTGCAAACCTTCTTTGAAAAAATGAAGGAGTTAGATGAACGGCGAGCAGAGCGAAAGGCTGAAAGAGACAGCAAGAGGGAAGAGCGACGACTTGCTAAAACACAGCGACGAGAAGAAATGCACAAAGAAAAGATGAATCTTCTCCGTGAAATTTTCAACTTgaagaaaaatgaataa